In Manis pentadactyla isolate mManPen7 chromosome 3, mManPen7.hap1, whole genome shotgun sequence, a single window of DNA contains:
- the LOC118935897 gene encoding LOW QUALITY PROTEIN: zinc finger protein 770-like (The sequence of the model RefSeq protein was modified relative to this genomic sequence to represent the inferred CDS: inserted 1 base in 1 codon; substituted 2 bases at 2 genomic stop codons): MMAESNLKMLKIQQCVVVNKLPRNRPHICNICFKYFETPSKLSRHYLIHTGQKPFECDVCHKTFRQLVHLERHQLTHNLPFKCSICQRHFKNLKTFMKHQQLHNETYQNDVXQVRRLLEAKQEKPVYGIYHTFTAEERWALRPCSKSDPAKKKNIHACTICGKMFPSQSKLDRHTLIHTGQRPFKCVLFSKSFRQSTHLKIHQLTHSEERPFQCCFCQKGFKIQSKLLKHKQTHTRNKTFQTLSLKVKSPESCAQPNKLNAKQDGFENGYIGDSEENNQLDDHSIYTVPFQCSECEECFESEQILNGHKCFPARGGKIPSRLKRSYNYKTIVKKILAKLKRAGGKKSDNFRPEKKAFKKSLLKNCDLMSVEQSPEQTQRTFMGSLGKHGTYKTVGNKKKKTLALPFSWQKHFQSQNIGKNLKGILTTESVLTIDNSVNDKDVSIYGSSGEEFFNNCEVLQCGFSVPTENLHTGHKMCPCDKCKKVFPSIAKLQRHYLIHTGQRPFGCNVCGKSFTQSAHLKRHKLTHSDKIPYRSLCQVEFENLNKLFIHPGDNGNYNASQQCQTLGFQKYEGPESDPISEIKVKSESEDFILATPYSNRQPRLSGTLLGPEQSHHSRRRHHSGQTERNDGLLYQCSVCSKSFRSPSKLERHYLIHAGQKPFECSVCGKTFRQAPHWKRHQLTHFKEXPXEEKVVVLNLVI, translated from the exons ATGATGGctgaaagcaatttaaaaatgctAAAGATTCAACAGTGTGTAGTAGTCAATAAGCTACCTAGAAACAGGCCACATATTTGCAATATTTGCTTCAAGTACTTTGAAACACCATCAAAATTATCCAGGCATTATCTCATTCATACTGGTCAAAAGCCATTTGAATGTGATGTGTGTCATAAAACCTTTAGGCAACTAGTTCATCTGGAGAGACATCAACTAACTCATAATCTGCCCTTTAAATGTAGTATTTGTCAACGCCACTTTAAAAACCTGAAGACATTTATGAAACACCAACAACTTCACAATGAAACCTACCAGAATGATG AACAGGTCAGAAGATTGTTGGAAGCCAAGCAAGAAAAACCTGTGTATGGAATATATCATACTTTCACTGCAGAAGAGAGGTGGGCATTACGTCCATGCTCTAAGTCTGAtcctgcaaagaaaaaaaatattcacgCATGTACAATCTGTGGCAAGATGTTTCCGTCACAATCAAAACTTGATAGGCATACACTTATTCATACTGGTCAGAGGCCTTTTAAATGTGTCCTGTTCAGTAAATCTTTCCGACAGTCAACTCATTTAAAAATCCACCAGCTCACACATTCAGAAGAAAGACCTTTTCAATGTTGCTTTTGTCAAAAAGGATTTAAGATTCAAagcaaacttctgaagcataaacaAACCCATACCAGAAATAAGACTTTTCAGACTCTTTCATTAAAGGTGAAGAGTCCAGAATCATGCGCCCAGCCTAATAAATTAAATGCAAAGCAGGATGGCTTTGAAAATGGTTATATAGGCGATTCCGAAGAGAATAATCAACTTGATGACCACTCTATTTATACTGTCCCCTTTCAGTGTTCAGAGTGTGAAGAGTGTTTTGAATCAGAACAGATTCTCAATGGACACAAGTGTTTTCCTGCCAGAGGTGGCAAAATTCCAAGCAGACTCAAAAGAAGCTACAACTATAAAACCATTGTTAAGAAAATCTTGGCTAAACTTAAACGGGCTGGGGGCAAGAAATCAGATAATTTTCGACCTgagaaaaaagcatttaaaaagagTTTACTGAAAAATTGTGATCTTATGTCTGTTGAGCAGAGTCCTGAGCAAACACAGAGAACATTTATGGGTTCTCTTGGCAAACATGGGACATATAAGACAGttggcaataaaaagaagaaaacattggcttTGCCATTTTCTTGGCAAAAGCATTTCCAGAGCCAAAATATTGGGAAAAACTTGAAAGGTATCCTTACAACCGAAAGTGTGTTAACTATAGATAATTCAGTGAATGATAAAGACGTATCCATCTATGGTTCATCAGGTGAGGAATTCTTTAATAACTGTGAAGTACTTCAGTGTGGTTTTTCAGTTCCAACTGAAAACTTACATACTGGACATAAGATGTGTCCTTGTGACAAATGTAAGAAAGTGTTTCCTTCTATAGCCAAACTACAAAGACATTATTTAATTCATACTGGACAGAGGCCTTTTGGCTGTAATGTTTGTGGGAAATCTTTTACACAGTCAGCTCACTTAAAAAGACATAAGTTAACTCACAGTGATAAGATTCCTTATAGATCTCTTTGCCAAGTAGAATTTGAAAATTTGAACAAACTTTTCATTCATCCAGGTGATAATGGTAACTACAATGCTTCCCAACAATGCCAGACTCTTGGTTTTCAAAAATATGAGGGCCCAGAGTCAGATccaatatcagaaataaaagttAAGTCGGAGTCAGAGGATTTCATTCTTGCTACTCCCTATAGCAACAGGCAGCCCCGTCTCTCCGGAACGCTTCTGGGGCCAGAGCAGAGCCATCACAGTCGTCGTCGTCATCACTCGGGGCAAACCGAGAGGAATGATGGCCTTCTTTACCAATGCAGTGTTTGTTCTAAAAGTTTTAGGTCTCCATCTAAACTGGAAAGACACTATCTAATTCATGCAGGGCAAAAGCCATTTGAATGCTCAGTTTGTGGCAAAACATTCAGACAGGCTCCTCACTGGAAGAGACATCAACTCACTCACTTTAAGGAGTGACCCTAAGAAGAAAAAGTGGTTGTCTTAAATTTGGTTATATAA